AGCGGCTTGGGGCCGGCGGCCCGGCTTGCCTCCTCCAGCTTGCGCTCCTCGATCACCAGGGGGATCGCGCGCATCCCGGCCAGCCGGGTTCCCGCCGAGACGTGGGTGTCCCCCCGCTTCGTCGCAATCATCATCTCGCCCGCGCCGTTGACCGCTCGGAGGCGGGCCGAGTCCACGCGGAACAGCCCGTCGGTCTCCGCCACGAGCTCGATCTTGCCCTCACGAACCTCCGTGGGGCGCATATGGTCGTTCCTGCAGAGGGCGCAGAGGCGCTGCGCCGCGTCGTCCTCGTGCAGCATCCCCTCCCCGAGCTCCCAGACGTAGACGTGCTCCTTGCCCATGGAGAGCAAAACGGGGATGTCCTCCTCCCGTATCACGTGTCCCTTGCGGAACTGGGCTCCCTTGAAACCGGCCGTCCCCGCCGCCTCGTCTCCCTTGACTATTCGCGTTACGTCATGGCAGAGCACCTGCCCCACCGCGTCCCGAACCTTAATCCGCTCCATCTTTACTCCCTGCCTCCGCAGTGTCGCTCAGGATTCCAGTCCAGGATTTCAATCGGGTCTCCCTTGCGGACGATTCCCTCGCGGATCACGATGACGAAAATTCCCTCCGTGGGCATGACGCAGTGCCCCGCCGCCCTCTGGATGGCACAGCCGTCGTTGTGGCATCGCTTGCCGATCTGGGTGACCTCCACCTCGGCCTCGCCGATTCGGAGGTGCGTCCCGACGGGAAGCGCCTTCAGATCGATTCCCTCGGTGTTGATGTTCTCCGCGAAGGCCCCGGCCGTCAGGGGCAGGG
The nucleotide sequence above comes from uncultured Fretibacterium sp.. Encoded proteins:
- a CDS encoding molybdopterin-binding protein; translated protein: MERIKVRDAVGQVLCHDVTRIVKGDEAAGTAGFKGAQFRKGHVIREEDIPVLLSMGKEHVYVWELGEGMLHEDDAAQRLCALCRNDHMRPTEVREGKIELVAETDGLFRVDSARLRAVNGAGEMMIATKRGDTHVSAGTRLAGMRAIPLVIEERKLEEASRAAGPKPLLELLPYRLKRAGIVTTGSEVYHGRIRDTFTPVIEEKLKRHGMERAFHRVVDDGVENIAAAIRAARDEGVDLILCTGGMSVDPDDNTPGAVKVSGAEIVSYGAPVLPGAMLLMGYFRDGVPVMGLPGCVMYAKTTAFDLVLPLVAAGVRVTREHIVSLGEGGLM
- a CDS encoding MOSC domain-containing protein; amino-acid sequence: MPSVTSVNISTAKGTRKSEVPLIRLVRDHGIEGDAHAGNWHRQISMLAEESVDTMRAVCSLPLTAGAFAENINTEGIDLKALPVGTHLRIGEAEVEVTQIGKRCHNDGCAIQRAAGHCVMPTEGIFVIVIREGIVRKGDPIEILDWNPERHCGGRE